One Mailhella massiliensis DNA segment encodes these proteins:
- a CDS encoding ABC transporter ATP-binding protein — MDALLELVQVSREFSVRRGFFDPRPASVRAVDRVSLSLYPGRTLGLVGESGCGKSTLARMAVGLLPPSSGEVLLSGRPLGEWTASERASRIQMVFQDPFSSLDPRQTVGAAVAEPLVLAAKASGHPLSRAESRARVGDILSRVGLQPEHIDRYPHEFSGGQRQRIAVARAVVAGPRALVCDEPVSALDASVQAQVLNLLKDMQENMGLAYLFISHDLGVIGFMSDDVAVMYLGRVVETAACSELFAHAAHPYTEALMAAAPSRDPSRRGRGTLLSGEMPSPLSPPRGCAFHPRCPHAGPRCREEEPPLVFVNQGHAVRCHFPL; from the coding sequence ATGGATGCATTGCTGGAACTTGTGCAGGTAAGCCGGGAATTTTCCGTGCGCAGAGGCTTTTTCGACCCGCGTCCGGCGAGCGTCAGGGCCGTGGACAGGGTGAGCCTTTCGCTGTATCCCGGGCGGACGCTGGGCCTTGTGGGAGAATCCGGCTGCGGCAAGTCCACGCTGGCGCGCATGGCTGTGGGGCTTCTGCCTCCTTCTTCCGGCGAGGTGCTGCTTTCCGGCCGTCCCCTCGGGGAATGGACGGCTTCCGAAAGGGCAAGCCGCATTCAGATGGTGTTTCAGGATCCGTTTTCTTCGCTGGACCCCCGCCAGACGGTGGGCGCGGCCGTTGCGGAACCGCTCGTGCTTGCGGCGAAGGCTTCGGGGCATCCTCTTTCCCGTGCGGAAAGTCGCGCACGCGTGGGGGATATCCTTTCCCGCGTGGGGCTTCAGCCGGAACATATCGACAGGTATCCCCATGAATTTTCCGGCGGTCAGCGGCAGCGCATCGCCGTGGCGAGAGCCGTGGTGGCCGGGCCGCGGGCGCTGGTGTGCGATGAGCCCGTTTCGGCTCTGGATGCTTCGGTACAGGCGCAGGTTCTGAATCTTCTGAAGGACATGCAGGAAAACATGGGCCTTGCCTACCTGTTCATTTCCCACGATCTCGGTGTGATAGGCTTCATGAGCGATGACGTGGCCGTCATGTATCTGGGGCGCGTGGTGGAAACGGCCGCCTGCAGCGAGCTTTTCGCCCATGCCGCCCACCCCTATACCGAAGCGCTCATGGCCGCCGCGCCTTCGCGCGATCCGTCGCGCAGGGGGCGGGGCACGCTTCTTTCCGGCGAGATGCCGAGCCCGCTTTCCCCTCCCCGGGGCTGCGCCTTTCATCCCCGCTGCCCCCATGCCGGACCGCGGTGCAGGGAGGAGGAACCTCCTCTTGTTTTCGTCAACCAAGGGCATGCCGTGCGCTGCCATTTTCCGTTGTGA
- a CDS encoding glutamine--tRNA ligase/YqeY domain fusion protein, with protein MSQNIPAPEAERPQGTDFLRARINQDNLTGRFDGRVHTRFPPEPNGYLHIGHAKSICINFGLAKEYGGLCNLRFDDTNPVKEDTEYVDSIQQDVRWLGFEWAGEVHYASDYFDQLYEYAEKLIMMGKAYVDELSADEIREYRGTLTRPGTPSPWRDRPAEESLDLFRRMKAGEFEDGKYVLRAKIDMASPNVIMRDPTIYRIRHASHHRTGDKWCIYPMYDFTHCLSDSIEGITHSICTLEFDNNRELYDWVLDTLGVYHSQQIEFARLQLTYTVLSKRKLIQLVKEGYVRGWDDPRMPTISGLRRRGYTPEAIRDFCSRIGIARSADSVVHYSLLEFCCREHLNAVTPRCMAVLDPIKVIITDYPEDQVEEFEQPLHPEDASFGSRKVPFCREIYIDRDDFREDPPKKYFRLAPGAEVRLRYAYYITCTEVIKDAEGNIVELHCTHDPSSRGGSSPDGRKVKGTLHWVSARHAVPTEVRLYEQMFTTESDSDVEEGKTFLDYFNPDSEKVITAMAEPYLATLPAGSHVQFERVGYFCADPDGTPEKPVFNRTVTLKDSWAKIEKKQ; from the coding sequence ATGAGCCAGAACATCCCCGCCCCTGAAGCGGAACGCCCCCAGGGCACCGATTTTCTCCGCGCCCGCATCAACCAGGACAATCTCACCGGACGCTTCGACGGACGCGTGCATACGCGCTTTCCTCCCGAACCCAACGGATACCTGCATATAGGCCACGCCAAGTCCATCTGCATCAATTTCGGCCTGGCGAAGGAATACGGCGGCCTGTGCAACCTGCGCTTCGACGACACCAACCCCGTGAAGGAAGACACCGAATACGTCGATTCCATCCAGCAGGATGTACGCTGGCTGGGCTTCGAGTGGGCGGGCGAGGTGCATTACGCCTCCGACTACTTCGATCAGCTTTATGAATACGCCGAAAAGCTCATCATGATGGGCAAGGCCTATGTGGACGAGCTTTCCGCCGACGAAATACGCGAATACCGCGGCACGCTCACCAGGCCCGGCACGCCGAGCCCCTGGCGTGACCGCCCGGCCGAAGAGAGTCTCGACCTGTTCCGCCGCATGAAGGCCGGGGAATTCGAAGACGGCAAGTATGTGCTCCGCGCCAAGATCGACATGGCATCGCCCAACGTCATCATGCGCGACCCCACCATCTACCGTATCCGGCACGCCTCCCATCACCGCACGGGCGACAAGTGGTGCATCTACCCGATGTACGACTTCACGCACTGCCTTTCCGACTCCATCGAAGGTATCACCCACTCCATCTGCACGCTGGAATTCGACAACAACCGCGAACTGTACGACTGGGTGCTGGACACCCTCGGCGTCTATCATTCCCAGCAGATAGAATTTGCCCGCCTTCAGCTCACCTATACCGTGCTTTCCAAACGCAAGCTCATCCAGCTCGTGAAGGAAGGCTATGTGCGCGGCTGGGACGACCCGCGTATGCCCACCATTTCCGGTCTGCGCCGCCGCGGCTACACGCCCGAAGCCATCCGCGATTTCTGCTCGCGCATCGGCATCGCCCGTTCCGCCGATTCCGTGGTGCATTACAGCCTGCTGGAATTCTGCTGCCGCGAACACCTGAACGCCGTCACGCCCCGCTGCATGGCCGTGCTCGACCCCATAAAGGTCATCATCACCGACTACCCCGAAGATCAGGTGGAGGAATTCGAGCAGCCTCTGCACCCCGAAGACGCCTCCTTCGGCAGTCGCAAGGTGCCCTTCTGCCGCGAAATCTACATCGACCGCGACGACTTCCGCGAAGATCCGCCCAAGAAGTACTTCCGCCTCGCCCCGGGCGCCGAGGTGCGTCTGCGTTACGCCTACTACATCACCTGCACCGAGGTCATCAAAGACGCGGAAGGCAACATCGTGGAACTTCACTGCACGCACGATCCCTCTTCCCGCGGCGGCTCCAGTCCCGACGGCCGCAAGGTCAAGGGCACCCTGCACTGGGTGAGCGCACGCCATGCCGTGCCCACGGAAGTGCGCCTCTATGAACAGATGTTCACCACGGAAAGCGACAGCGACGTTGAGGAGGGCAAGACCTTCCTCGATTACTTCAACCCCGATTCCGAAAAGGTGATCACGGCCATGGCCGAACCCTACCTGGCCACGCTCCCCGCAGGCAGTCATGTGCAGTTCGAACGCGTGGGCTACTTCTGCGCCGATCCCGACGGTACGCCGGAAAAGCCCGTGTTCAACCGCACCGTGACGCTCAAGGACTCCTGGGCGAAGATAGAAAAGAAGCAGTAA
- the secF gene encoding protein translocase subunit SecF — MAFAILSRQTNIDFVGFRRIAFSISGFFIILGLFAIIWNGGLRYGVDFAGGVMVQIEFAQPIPDEQVKTALKDVDLPGLTVQQVDTENRDYLLRFSMPAAENQDLREQVSSALSASIPDNPSSIQRLESVGPKVGNDLRNMAIEALFYAVLLITVYISGRFEYSWFMAGAMALVLWGAVYGASYLDFNRLWGVAIGMVITIISCWKLKLNFALGAILALIHDIIVTLGLLTLMGVEIDLNVIAALLTLVGYSINDTIVVYDRIRENLRAVPADAHPKPTMGTIINKSVNQTLSRTIMTSATTLVASFSLYLLGGNVIHDFALTITLGIIFGTFSSIFVASPILIAFGDVDLYHAKTNQKNDYERPGEHGIV; from the coding sequence ATGGCATTCGCAATTCTTTCCCGTCAGACCAACATCGACTTTGTGGGCTTCCGCCGCATAGCCTTCAGCATTTCCGGCTTCTTCATCATCCTCGGCCTCTTCGCCATCATCTGGAACGGCGGCCTGCGCTACGGCGTGGACTTCGCCGGCGGCGTCATGGTGCAGATAGAGTTCGCCCAGCCCATTCCCGACGAACAGGTGAAAACCGCTCTCAAGGATGTGGATCTGCCCGGGCTCACCGTACAGCAGGTGGATACCGAAAACCGCGACTACCTGCTGCGCTTCTCCATGCCTGCGGCGGAAAATCAGGATCTGCGCGAACAGGTTTCCTCCGCACTCAGCGCCAGCATTCCCGACAACCCCTCCAGCATTCAGCGCCTGGAATCCGTCGGCCCCAAGGTGGGCAACGACCTGCGCAACATGGCCATCGAAGCCCTGTTCTACGCCGTTCTGCTCATCACCGTCTACATCTCCGGCCGCTTCGAATACAGCTGGTTCATGGCCGGCGCCATGGCCCTCGTGCTCTGGGGCGCGGTGTACGGGGCTTCCTATCTCGACTTCAACCGGCTCTGGGGCGTGGCCATAGGCATGGTCATCACCATCATCAGCTGCTGGAAGCTCAAGCTCAACTTCGCCCTCGGCGCCATCCTCGCGCTCATCCACGACATCATCGTCACGCTGGGCCTGCTCACCCTCATGGGCGTGGAAATCGACCTCAACGTCATCGCCGCCCTGCTCACCCTGGTGGGCTACTCCATCAACGACACCATCGTCGTGTACGACCGCATCCGTGAAAACCTGCGCGCCGTGCCTGCCGACGCCCATCCCAAACCCACCATGGGCACCATCATCAACAAGTCCGTGAACCAGACGCTCTCGCGTACCATCATGACCTCCGCCACCACGCTCGTGGCCAGCTTCTCGCTGTACCTGCTCGGCGGCAACGTCATTCACGACTTCGCCCTCACCATCACCCTGGGCATCATTTTCGGTACCTTCTCCTCCATCTTCGTGGCTTCCCCCATCCTCATCGCCTTCGGCGACGTGGATCTCTACCACGCCAAGACCAACCAGAAGAACGACTACGAACGCCCCGGCGAACACGGCATCGTGTAG
- a CDS encoding glucan biosynthesis protein translates to MFHRMIISFCLLAALFAEPLPAGASEPFTFADVQARAQDLAGTAYVPATPAPEFLTKLNYDEWSSIRYLPEKALWAEEGLPFTVQFFHPGLYYDMPVRMHVVNSDGVEDISFDTSLFQYGSEELSKQVAQTKSMNFAGLRLHYPLNRADYKDELAIFLGASYFRALAQGTRYGIYSRGLALDTATAQGEEFPYFREFWIVKPEADAASITIYALMDSPSMAGAYRFIITPGSPTVMEVKCALFTRKDAKNFQKIGLAPLTSMFFYGEEKNGRPGDYRPEVHNSDGLLYVNGDKHWFWSPLANPKRLSVNTFPLSNPRGFGLMQRDFDFKSYQDIDAKYEQRPSLWVEPEGDWGPGTLNLVEIPTDDEMHDNIVAFWTPDKPRDKNKPDQPEAELRYPDTQMYSWKLYWMPPQSTSHELGQVTSTRISRSGDTMTFHVDFAGGELATLPEDTGLASIVETPEPIPLLEKKLIRNDASNGWRLTFTVRLPKEEGVIQSLMAARKGPVNLRFRALLKKGENLPDPITETWIYDWQLQPQ, encoded by the coding sequence ATGTTTCACCGCATGATCATTTCCTTCTGTCTGCTGGCCGCCCTCTTTGCGGAACCCCTTCCCGCAGGCGCCTCGGAACCCTTCACCTTTGCCGACGTGCAGGCCAGGGCACAGGATCTTGCGGGCACGGCCTATGTACCTGCCACCCCCGCGCCCGAGTTCCTTACCAAGCTGAACTACGACGAATGGAGCTCCATCCGCTACCTGCCGGAAAAGGCGCTCTGGGCCGAGGAGGGCCTGCCCTTCACCGTGCAGTTCTTCCATCCCGGCCTGTACTACGACATGCCCGTGCGTATGCATGTCGTCAACAGCGACGGCGTGGAGGACATTTCCTTCGACACCTCGCTCTTCCAGTACGGCAGTGAAGAGCTCTCCAAACAGGTGGCGCAAACGAAGAGCATGAACTTTGCGGGCCTGCGCCTGCATTATCCGCTCAACCGCGCCGACTACAAGGACGAGCTCGCCATCTTCCTCGGGGCCTCCTATTTCCGTGCGCTGGCCCAGGGCACCCGTTACGGCATCTATTCCCGCGGCCTTGCGCTCGACACAGCCACGGCTCAGGGTGAGGAATTCCCGTACTTCAGAGAATTCTGGATCGTAAAACCCGAGGCTGATGCGGCAAGCATCACCATCTACGCCCTCATGGACAGCCCGAGCATGGCCGGGGCCTACCGCTTCATCATCACGCCCGGCTCTCCCACCGTGATGGAGGTCAAGTGTGCGCTCTTCACCCGCAAGGACGCCAAGAACTTCCAGAAAATAGGGCTTGCCCCGCTCACCAGCATGTTCTTCTACGGAGAAGAGAAGAACGGCCGGCCCGGCGACTACCGCCCGGAAGTCCACAATTCCGACGGCCTGCTCTATGTGAACGGCGACAAGCACTGGTTCTGGAGCCCCCTCGCCAATCCCAAGCGCCTCAGCGTGAACACCTTCCCGCTGTCCAACCCCAGGGGCTTCGGTCTCATGCAGCGCGACTTCGACTTCAAGAGCTATCAGGACATCGACGCAAAATATGAACAGCGTCCCTCCCTGTGGGTGGAACCGGAAGGCGACTGGGGCCCCGGCACCCTGAACCTTGTGGAAATTCCCACCGACGACGAAATGCACGACAACATCGTGGCATTCTGGACGCCCGACAAGCCGCGCGACAAGAACAAGCCCGATCAGCCCGAAGCGGAACTGCGTTACCCCGACACGCAGATGTATTCCTGGAAGCTGTACTGGATGCCTCCGCAGAGCACGAGTCATGAACTCGGCCAGGTGACTTCCACCCGCATTTCCCGCAGCGGCGACACCATGACCTTCCATGTGGACTTCGCCGGCGGAGAACTGGCCACCCTGCCGGAAGATACGGGTCTTGCCAGCATCGTGGAAACGCCCGAGCCCATTCCGCTTCTGGAAAAGAAGCTCATCCGCAACGATGCAAGCAACGGCTGGAGACTGACGTTCACCGTCCGTCTGCCCAAGGAGGAAGGCGTGATACAGAGCCTCATGGCCGCGCGCAAGGGCCCCGTCAATCTTCGTTTCCGCGCTCTGCTCAAGAAGGGGGAAAACCTCCCCGACCCCATTACCGAAACCTGGATATACGACTGGCAGCTCCAGCCCCAGTAG
- the thiC gene encoding phosphomethylpyrimidine synthase ThiC, producing the protein MSIFEKNQALAQLFEQHKARLCEEEGLTEEQIRSAIEAGTMVLLGNPNHQNVRPILVGQPARVKVNANIGTSPFHCSVKGEMRKLNIALNAGADTIMDLSIAGDLDDIRRQMLEACPAPLGTVPMYGVAQIYIDRGEDPATIDPEVIFADVEKQAEQGVDFMTLHCGLTRQGAEWGAKGGRTMGIVSRGGSILSRWMLRNDKENPLLTEFDRLLEIALRYNVTLSLGDGLRPGANSDAGDAAQWMEVIMLGQLAKRGLEKGVQCMIEGPGHVSLNEVEAQIVSIKRLTNGAPLYVLGPLVTDVTPGYDHISGAIGGALAVRAGVDFLCYLTPAEHLTLPDEDDVKQGVMASRVAAQAGENALGTPRARAREARMSKARMELDWDAMREIAIDPELLDKRREPHKNEEACAMCGNFCAVRMMREGNPAAVVPSHCQHHRK; encoded by the coding sequence ATGTCCATTTTTGAAAAGAACCAGGCTCTGGCCCAGCTGTTCGAGCAGCATAAGGCACGCCTGTGCGAAGAAGAAGGGCTTACGGAGGAGCAGATACGCTCCGCCATAGAAGCGGGCACCATGGTGCTGCTCGGCAACCCCAACCATCAGAACGTAAGGCCCATTCTGGTGGGTCAGCCCGCCCGCGTGAAGGTCAACGCCAATATCGGCACCTCTCCCTTCCACTGCAGCGTGAAGGGCGAGATGCGCAAGCTGAACATCGCGCTGAACGCGGGAGCCGACACCATCATGGATCTTTCCATCGCGGGAGATCTGGACGATATCCGCCGTCAGATGCTGGAAGCCTGCCCCGCCCCGCTCGGCACCGTACCCATGTACGGCGTGGCGCAGATCTACATCGACAGGGGGGAAGACCCCGCCACCATCGATCCCGAAGTCATCTTTGCCGATGTGGAAAAGCAGGCCGAACAGGGCGTGGACTTCATGACGCTGCACTGCGGGCTCACCCGTCAGGGCGCGGAATGGGGCGCGAAGGGCGGCCGTACCATGGGCATCGTTTCCCGCGGCGGCAGCATTCTTTCCCGCTGGATGCTGCGCAACGACAAGGAAAACCCCCTGCTCACCGAATTCGACCGGCTGCTCGAGATAGCCCTGCGCTATAACGTCACCCTCTCTCTCGGCGACGGCCTGCGTCCCGGAGCCAACAGCGACGCCGGCGACGCCGCCCAGTGGATGGAAGTCATCATGCTCGGCCAGCTCGCCAAACGCGGCCTGGAAAAGGGCGTGCAGTGCATGATCGAAGGTCCCGGCCATGTGAGCCTGAACGAAGTGGAAGCCCAGATCGTGAGCATCAAGAGACTGACGAACGGCGCTCCCCTCTATGTGCTCGGACCGCTGGTTACGGATGTCACGCCCGGCTACGACCACATTTCCGGCGCCATCGGCGGCGCGCTTGCCGTGCGCGCGGGCGTGGATTTTCTCTGCTACCTCACCCCTGCCGAGCACCTCACTCTGCCCGACGAAGATGATGTGAAGCAGGGCGTCATGGCCTCCCGCGTAGCGGCGCAGGCCGGTGAAAACGCCCTGGGCACGCCCCGGGCCAGGGCCAGGGAAGCCCGCATGTCCAAGGCCCGCATGGAACTCGACTGGGATGCCATGCGTGAGATCGCCATCGACCCGGAACTTCTGGACAAGCGCCGCGAACCCCACAAGAACGAGGAAGCCTGCGCCATGTGCGGCAACTTCTGCGCCGTGCGCATGATGCGCGAGGGCAACCCCGCGGCCGTCGTTCCTTCCCACTGTCAGCATCACCGCAAGTAA
- the argB gene encoding acetylglutamate kinase, with protein MSADPVEQARLQSRVLIESLPYLREYHGKTVVVKYGGHAMTEESLKLSFARNISLLKLVGIHPVVVHGGGPQINEMLGKLEIKSEFRQGHRVTDKATMDVVEMVLVGSVNKSVVNLINKTGARAVGLSGKDGMLLEARKLAMTISHGEQQPPEIIDLGNVGEVTGVNVQLLRSLINDDFVPVIAPVGVDEDGNTYNINADSVAGAVAGALKARRLLMLTDVAGILDKQGNLIEHIDSADAGRLLADGTLTGGMIPKINCCMNAIRQGVDKVTIVDGRVENCLLLELLTDQGVGTEIVK; from the coding sequence ATGTCAGCCGATCCTGTGGAACAGGCCCGCCTGCAGTCGCGGGTGCTTATCGAGAGCCTGCCCTATCTGCGCGAATATCATGGGAAAACCGTGGTAGTGAAGTACGGCGGCCACGCCATGACCGAGGAAAGCCTCAAGCTCTCCTTCGCCCGCAACATCAGCCTGCTCAAGCTCGTGGGCATACACCCCGTGGTGGTGCACGGCGGCGGCCCGCAGATCAACGAAATGCTGGGCAAGCTGGAAATCAAGTCGGAATTCCGTCAGGGGCACCGCGTCACCGACAAGGCCACCATGGATGTGGTGGAAATGGTGCTGGTGGGTTCGGTGAACAAGAGCGTGGTGAATCTCATCAACAAGACCGGGGCCCGCGCCGTGGGGCTTTCCGGCAAGGACGGTATGCTGCTTGAAGCCCGCAAGCTCGCCATGACCATCAGCCACGGCGAACAGCAGCCGCCGGAAATCATCGACCTCGGCAATGTGGGCGAGGTCACGGGGGTGAACGTGCAGCTTCTGCGCTCGCTCATCAACGACGATTTCGTGCCCGTCATCGCCCCCGTGGGCGTGGATGAGGACGGCAATACCTACAACATCAACGCCGACTCCGTGGCCGGCGCCGTGGCCGGCGCGCTCAAGGCCCGTCGCCTGCTCATGCTCACCGACGTGGCGGGCATTCTGGACAAGCAGGGCAACCTCATCGAACACATCGACTCCGCCGACGCCGGGCGTCTGCTTGCCGACGGCACCCTTACCGGCGGCATGATTCCCAAGATCAACTGCTGCATGAACGCCATACGCCAGGGCGTGGACAAGGTGACCATCGTGGACGGCCGCGTGGAGAACTGCCTCCTTCTGGAGCTTCTCACCGACCAGGGCGTGGGTACGGAAATCGTGAAGTAG
- the yajC gene encoding preprotein translocase subunit YajC: MFTSIAYAAGNAGGAAAQSGPMGAFASLVPLLLMFAVFYFLLIRPQQKRNKEHKAMIESLGKGSYVITSGGLLGRIVDLEGDILVIDLGETKVRMPRGFVSGTYDPKAINKTAEAAPAESK, from the coding sequence ATGTTCACTTCCATTGCCTACGCCGCCGGCAACGCGGGCGGCGCCGCCGCTCAGAGCGGCCCCATGGGCGCCTTCGCCTCTCTGGTTCCTCTTCTGCTCATGTTCGCCGTGTTCTACTTCCTGCTGATCCGTCCCCAGCAGAAGCGCAACAAGGAACACAAGGCCATGATCGAATCCCTGGGCAAGGGTTCCTACGTCATCACCTCCGGCGGTCTGCTCGGCCGCATCGTGGACCTGGAAGGCGACATCCTCGTGATCGACCTCGGTGAAACCAAGGTCCGTATGCCGCGCGGTTTCGTGAGCGGCACCTATGACCCCAAGGCCATCAACAAGACGGCCGAAGCCGCTCCTGCCGAAAGCAAGTAA
- a CDS encoding ATP-grasp domain-containing protein, with product MIILDKQYVSRELKEYLSESRVPVLRNEAALAAAPEGTFHLVSDEEADALLAQGERIYTTCENSLSWVLRHSPDRGLQKGIALCKDKAAFRRMLAKIYPDFLFREVAAEELADIDFHELKTPFILKPSVGFFSVGVYTIFSEQDWKNALEDIRRHSCDWKKQYDESVVANTRFLLEQYIGGEEYAVDFYYDGEGKAVIVNIFHHEFASADDVSDRLYCSGASIIREHLQPFTDFFNRMNEEMGARNLPIHLELRVDNGRIIPIEANPLRFAGWCLTDLSLHAYGFRTYDYFLNDIRPDWDSLLKGREENIYSFIVLNPPASLKSGDVFHYDRLCASFGKVLELRPIDYHTGPVFGFLFTETKASDRAELDHILRSDLTEYLN from the coding sequence ATGATCATTCTCGACAAACAGTATGTGTCCCGGGAGCTGAAGGAATATCTGAGCGAAAGCCGCGTTCCCGTGCTGCGTAACGAGGCCGCGCTTGCCGCCGCTCCCGAGGGAACCTTCCATCTGGTTTCCGATGAGGAGGCCGACGCGCTGCTCGCTCAGGGCGAGCGCATCTACACCACCTGCGAGAACTCCCTTTCGTGGGTGCTCCGCCATTCGCCGGACAGGGGGCTGCAGAAGGGCATAGCCCTCTGCAAGGACAAGGCAGCCTTCCGCCGTATGCTTGCGAAGATCTATCCCGATTTTCTGTTCCGCGAAGTGGCCGCCGAAGAGCTTGCGGACATTGATTTTCATGAACTGAAGACCCCCTTCATTCTGAAGCCTTCCGTGGGGTTCTTCAGCGTGGGGGTGTACACCATCTTCAGCGAACAGGACTGGAAGAACGCTCTGGAGGACATCCGCCGTCATTCCTGCGACTGGAAGAAGCAGTATGATGAAAGCGTGGTGGCCAATACCCGTTTTCTGCTGGAGCAGTACATCGGCGGAGAGGAATACGCCGTGGACTTCTATTACGACGGCGAGGGCAAGGCCGTCATCGTGAACATCTTCCATCACGAATTCGCCTCCGCCGACGATGTGAGCGACCGCCTGTACTGCTCCGGCGCATCCATCATCCGGGAACATCTTCAGCCCTTCACGGATTTCTTCAACCGCATGAATGAAGAGATGGGGGCGCGCAACCTTCCCATCCATCTGGAACTTCGCGTGGACAACGGCAGGATCATCCCCATCGAGGCCAATCCCCTGCGTTTTGCGGGCTGGTGCCTCACCGATCTTTCCCTGCACGCCTACGGCTTCCGCACCTATGATTACTTCCTGAACGATATCCGTCCCGACTGGGACAGCCTGCTGAAGGGCAGGGAAGAGAACATCTATTCCTTCATCGTGCTCAATCCCCCTGCGAGCCTGAAGAGCGGGGACGTGTTCCATTACGACAGGCTCTGCGCCTCCTTCGGCAAGGTGCTGGAACTGCGTCCCATCGACTACCACACCGGGCCGGTGTTCGGCTTCCTGTTTACCGAGACGAAGGCTTCGGACAGGGCGGAACTCGACCATATTCTGAGAAGCGACCTGACGGAATACCTGAACTAG
- the secD gene encoding protein translocase subunit SecD produces the protein MKALRLRLAVSFIVLIVVLAYALPNIPFIGNSALGTFMQDRISLGLDLKGGMNLTLGVDVEKAIQNTLTVTGQDISDRAKQEKITVMKPRLNSGGLLEVTLPRADQASSFDAMIGKWFPSLHQVSSDETASGRVYVFELSAEARKQTEDMTMEQVVRTIRNRIDQFGVAEPDIRKQSDNQVQVQLPGMTDAERAIQIIGQTAHLEFHIVRDDVDPSAIMLPPGTARYPLIIKGPNGTQSESTILLDTQALMGGEDITNARPAFNEFGQAYVALEFNNRGANNFERITGENIKKRMAIVLDGKVYSAPVIQDRIAGGKASITGNFTTEEAQDLAIVLRAGSLPTPVSVLEERTVGPSLGKESINSGIKASLVGAAAVVLVMPLYYGLSGLIADLMLCFTITILLAGMTFFGATLTLPGIAGIVLTIGMSVDANVLIFERIREEIKNGMSAMEAVKAGFSRASISIIDSNLTTLITAAILYQFGTGPVRGFAVTLSLGILASMFTAVFVSRAIFESWVSRSASQKISI, from the coding sequence ATGAAAGCTCTGCGTTTGCGCCTGGCCGTCTCCTTCATCGTGCTTATTGTGGTGCTCGCGTACGCCCTGCCCAATATTCCCTTCATCGGCAATTCCGCCTTGGGCACGTTCATGCAGGACCGCATCAGTCTCGGTCTGGACCTCAAGGGCGGCATGAACCTCACCCTGGGCGTGGATGTGGAAAAGGCCATACAGAATACGCTGACGGTCACCGGTCAGGACATCAGCGACCGCGCCAAGCAGGAAAAGATCACCGTCATGAAGCCCCGTCTCAATTCCGGCGGGCTGCTTGAAGTGACGCTTCCCCGCGCCGACCAGGCCTCCTCCTTCGACGCCATGATCGGCAAATGGTTCCCCAGCCTGCATCAGGTCAGCTCCGACGAGACCGCCTCCGGCCGCGTCTACGTCTTCGAACTTTCCGCCGAAGCCCGCAAGCAGACGGAAGACATGACCATGGAACAGGTGGTGCGCACCATCCGCAACCGTATCGACCAGTTCGGCGTGGCCGAACCCGATATCCGCAAGCAGTCGGACAACCAGGTGCAGGTGCAGCTTCCCGGCATGACCGACGCCGAGCGCGCCATCCAGATCATCGGCCAGACCGCGCATCTGGAATTCCACATCGTGCGCGACGACGTGGATCCCTCCGCCATCATGCTGCCCCCGGGCACGGCGCGCTATCCGCTCATCATCAAGGGCCCGAACGGCACGCAGAGCGAAAGCACCATTCTGCTGGACACGCAGGCCCTCATGGGCGGCGAGGACATCACCAACGCCCGCCCCGCCTTCAACGAATTCGGCCAGGCCTATGTGGCCCTGGAATTCAACAACCGCGGCGCGAACAACTTTGAGCGCATCACCGGCGAAAACATCAAAAAGCGCATGGCCATCGTGCTGGACGGCAAGGTCTATTCCGCCCCCGTCATTCAGGACCGCATCGCCGGCGGCAAGGCCTCCATCACCGGCAACTTCACCACCGAAGAAGCGCAGGACCTCGCCATCGTGCTGCGCGCCGGTTCCCTGCCCACCCCTGTTTCCGTGCTGGAAGAACGTACGGTCGGGCCTTCTCTGGGCAAGGAATCCATCAACAGCGGCATCAAGGCCTCTCTTGTGGGCGCGGCCGCCGTGGTGCTCGTCATGCCCCTGTACTACGGGCTTTCCGGGCTCATCGCCGACCTCATGCTCTGCTTCACCATCACCATTCTTCTCGCCGGCATGACGTTCTTCGGCGCCACGCTCACCCTGCCCGGCATCGCGGGCATCGTGCTCACCATAGGCATGTCGGTGGACGCCAACGTGCTTATCTTCGAACGCATCAGGGAAGAAATCAAAAACGGCATGTCCGCCATGGAAGCCGTCAAAGCGGGCTTCAGCAGAGCCAGTATCTCCATCATCGACTCGAACCTGACGACGCTCATCACGGCCGCCATCCTGTACCAGTTCGGCACGGGTCCCGTGCGCGGCTTCGCCGTCACGCTGTCGCTGGGTATTCTGGCATCCATGTTCACGGCCGTCTTCGTTTCGCGCGCCATCTTCGAATCATGGGTATCCCGCTCCGCCAGTCAGAAAATCAGCATCTAG